From the Flavobacterium gyeonganense genome, the window TCGCCATCCAGAAAAACTACAAGCCACTGTTTCTTTTAAAGTAATGGCTTTGGACATTACGAATGAGAATTCGATAAAAGAATTTACCAGACAAATTTTTGAAACCGTAAATCAACTGGATATTTTGGTTAATAATGCGGGTTATATGCTCACCGGATTGGCAGAGGAAACTTCAACAGAAGGCAGGGAAACTTCAATTCGAAACTAACTTTTGGGGAACAGTAAATGTAACAAAAGCAATATTGCCTTATTTCAGAAAACAACAATTTGGTCAAATTATTACAGTTAGCTCAATGATGGGACTTATATCGCTGCCTATGCATCCAATTTATGCTGCATCCAAACATGCTTTGGAAGGATTTTTTGAGTCATTGCGTTTTGAGGTCAGTCAATTTAATATCAAGGTTAGCATGGTAGAACCTATGTGGGCAAAAACAAATATTGGCAAGAATATGATTGCTGTTGATGGCAATATATCAGAATATAGAAACTATAAAGAGCAGGTGAATCACTATATCAAAAATGGTTTGGCTAATGGAGAAGAGCCTTCTGTAATAGTTGACAAAATTATCAAAGTGATAAATACCAAAAATCCAAAATTCCGAAACATCGTAGGGAAAATGGCAGGAATGGTACTATTCCTTAATAATTACGCCTATCCAATGTTTGAAAATACAATTCATAAAAGTGTAAGATCGGCAAAATAAATTTATTCTGCCGGTCAAATAATTTATATATCAAACCAAATAGTAGAAGTAAAAAAATATCAAGAAGAGAATTGATTAAACAAGGAGGGCTCGCTATAGCAGTCTTAGTTTTACCTTTACCAATAACATCATTTTT encodes:
- a CDS encoding SDR family NAD(P)-dependent oxidoreductase; protein product: MRVICSPDWQRKLQQKAGKLQFETNFWGTVNVTKAILPYFRKQQFGQIITVSSMMGLISLPMHPIYAASKHALEGFFESLRFEVSQFNIKVSMVEPMWAKTNIGKNMIAVDGNISEYRNYKEQVNHYIKNGLANGEEPSVIVDKIIKVINTKNPKFRNIVGKMAGMVLFLNNYAYPMFENTIHKSVRSAK
- a CDS encoding SDR family oxidoreductase; the encoded protein is MGTSRHPEKLQATVSFKVMALDITNENSIKEFTRQIFETVNQLDILVNNAGYMLTGLAEETSTEGRETSIRN